In Pectobacterium actinidiae, the DNA window GCGCTTCAAGCCGTTATTGCTCGCACCTTGCAGACGGGGGAATCCATTCATTATCTGCCGTTGACGCTCAATGAAGACGTCTTGCTGGCAGCGTTTAACACCGTTGAGTTTGCTGGGAAGTAAGCGGGTAGAAAGAAAAGGGCGAAGAGTATTCTCCGCCCCAAATACAATCCTCTATCTTTAAAAACTACTGCGTTTTCTCGTAGGGGAATGAATTTTTGATGTAGTTGGCGTAGTAGCGATACTTCGTTTTGCTTGCCATCAGCTCTTCATAAATCATGCGTGCTACGCCACTATAGAGGTAGATGCTTCCGTTCAGTAGTTCGACTTCCAACTGGTTTTTTTCTGCATCGTACCCAACTGAAAATAACTCCGTTGATGAAACTCGTTTTCTCTGCAAAATTAATCACTCCCAACGTATCAATACCGCATCCTGACGATATACCACTTTTCGAGCTTTCTAGCCATATCGTGTTATATACCCGGCATACTTCAAGTTGCATGTGCGTTGGCTGCATTCAAATCTGCTCCTGGCAGATTTGTCACCCGAATCACTTACCTGAGTAAGCTCATCGGGATGAAATGAGAAACATCCTGTCTCTCACCAAAGGCCAGCCATTGGCTGGTCAAATTCGTTCCCGACGAATTTGTCCTTCTCTTGCCGCGTTACGATGCTGATTACTGAGCATCGCCCTAGAGGGCTAACGCTTCGCGTTGTTCAAAACGTTAACGTTTTGTCCTGAAGCTTGAATTATTTAGTGTATAGCTCGAAATATATCGGGGTTAAACAGCAGCATATCTTTATTAGATCATCAATAATCAGTAAACGCTCACAGAATTCTTGCTCTGTCGCCCACCGACCCGCTTTGTTTATTGTCGATGAGGCGATATTCCAAGCGCACTATTAATCCTGGGCAATAGCTCGTTGAAAAGCTGGTTGGCTTTCTATCCGCTCAATGTATTGCTGGATGTGCGGGTAGCGATTGAAATCCAGACGCGTTTTCGCCAACACCAGCGGGACGGCCATTTGGATATCGGCACCGCTGAGCGACTCTCCCGCAAACCAATTTTGTTTCGTTAAATGCTGTTCGATGAATTGAAGTTGCGTTGTCAGCCGCGGCACAATAAAAGCCTGCTCGATACTTTGCACAATTTTGCGGGCGATAGGGCGGATGAAAAACGGCATTGGCGCGGACTCTGTCTTC includes these proteins:
- a CDS encoding KTSC domain-containing protein — protein: MQRKRVSSTELFSVGYDAEKNQLEVELLNGSIYLYSGVARMIYEELMASKTKYRYYANYIKNSFPYEKTQ